Proteins co-encoded in one Streptomyces sp. SLBN-31 genomic window:
- the araB gene encoding ribulokinase — MNPELCVVGVDFGTLSGRAVVVRVGDGAELASAEHVYAHAVLDRELPDGTQLPPDWALQDPADWIDVLRTAVPEALAAAGVRPEQVIGIGTDFTACTVLPALADGTPLCELPGLAGRPHAYPKLWKHHAAQGQADRINALAAERKEAWLERYGGKVSSEWEFAKALQVLEEDPEVYRRTERWLEAADWIVWRLCGRYVRNACTAGYKGQYQESRYPSREYLAALHPDFAGFVADKLDQPIAQLGDRAGGLGAEAAAWTGLPEGIAVCVGNVDAHVTAPAAVAVEPGQMVAIMGTSTCHVMSSDHYGTVPGMCGIVDGGILPGLWGYEAGQSGVGDIFGWFVRTGFPAGYAAAAQAAGQDPHEYLTGLAARQKVGEHGLIALDWHSGNRSVLVDHDLSGVIVGQTLATRPEDIYRALLEATAFGTRTIIEAFESAGVPVQELIVAGGLTKNALLMQIYADVTRRPLSVIASAQGPALGAATHAAVAAGAYPDIRIAARAMGKVERGVHLPDPHRAAAYDRLYAEYRTLHDYFGRGANDVMHRLRRIRTEAS, encoded by the coding sequence ATGAACCCCGAACTCTGCGTCGTGGGAGTCGACTTCGGCACGCTGTCGGGACGGGCGGTGGTGGTGCGGGTCGGCGACGGCGCGGAACTGGCGTCGGCCGAGCACGTCTACGCGCACGCCGTGCTGGACCGGGAACTGCCCGACGGCACGCAGCTGCCTCCGGACTGGGCGCTTCAGGATCCGGCCGACTGGATCGACGTGCTGCGCACCGCCGTACCGGAGGCGTTGGCGGCGGCGGGGGTGCGGCCGGAGCAGGTGATCGGGATCGGCACGGACTTCACCGCGTGCACGGTGCTGCCCGCGCTGGCCGACGGCACCCCGCTGTGTGAGCTGCCGGGGCTGGCGGGCCGTCCGCACGCCTATCCCAAGCTGTGGAAGCACCATGCCGCGCAGGGGCAGGCGGACCGGATCAACGCGCTGGCAGCGGAGCGCAAGGAGGCGTGGCTGGAGCGGTACGGCGGGAAGGTCTCCTCGGAGTGGGAGTTCGCCAAGGCGCTGCAGGTGCTGGAGGAGGATCCGGAGGTCTACCGGCGTACCGAGCGGTGGCTGGAGGCGGCGGACTGGATCGTGTGGCGGCTGTGCGGCAGGTATGTCCGCAACGCCTGCACGGCCGGGTACAAGGGCCAGTACCAGGAGAGCCGGTATCCCTCCCGCGAGTATCTGGCCGCGCTGCATCCGGACTTCGCCGGCTTCGTCGCCGACAAGCTGGACCAGCCCATCGCCCAACTCGGCGATCGAGCAGGCGGGCTGGGCGCGGAGGCGGCGGCCTGGACGGGCCTGCCGGAGGGCATCGCGGTGTGCGTCGGCAATGTGGACGCGCATGTGACGGCCCCGGCGGCGGTGGCGGTGGAGCCGGGGCAGATGGTCGCGATCATGGGCACCTCGACCTGTCATGTGATGAGTTCCGACCACTACGGCACGGTGCCCGGGATGTGCGGCATCGTCGACGGCGGAATCCTGCCGGGCCTGTGGGGTTATGAGGCGGGGCAGAGCGGGGTCGGTGACATCTTCGGCTGGTTCGTACGCACCGGCTTTCCCGCCGGGTACGCCGCCGCGGCCCAGGCGGCCGGGCAGGACCCGCACGAGTACCTGACCGGCCTCGCCGCCCGGCAGAAGGTCGGCGAGCACGGGCTCATCGCCCTGGACTGGCACAGCGGCAACCGCTCGGTCCTGGTCGACCACGACCTCAGCGGTGTGATCGTGGGCCAGACCCTGGCCACCCGCCCCGAGGACATCTACCGCGCCCTGCTGGAGGCGACCGCCTTCGGCACCCGGACCATCATCGAGGCCTTCGAGAGCGCCGGGGTCCCCGTCCAGGAGCTCATCGTCGCGGGCGGGCTGACCAAGAACGCCCTGCTCATGCAGATCTACGCCGACGTCACCCGCCGTCCGCTGAGCGTCATCGCCTCCGCCCAGGGCCCCGCGCTGGGCGCGGCGACGCACGCGGCCGTCGCGGCGGGCGCCTACCCCGACATCCGTATCGCCGCCCGGGCGATGGGCAAGGTCGAGCGCGGTGTCCACCTCCCCGACCCGCACCGGGCCGCGGCCTACGACCGCCTCTACGCCGAGTACCGCACCCTGCACGACTACTTCGGACGCGGCGCCAACGACGTCATGCACCGCCTGCGCCGCATCCGCACCGAAGCCTCCTGA
- a CDS encoding histidinol-phosphate transaminase has protein sequence MADNVTSLFRSTAAHSPSMAALAREGGDGAGPIDFCIPCNPYFPTPAMFEEMSARLRDIITYYPSSADTITAELCDLLQLPPQCVAMGNGSTELITWIDHLLVRESLAIPVPTFGRWTDQPMETGKRVDMFPLQESSGFALDLAQYAEFIRKRGTRVAVVCNPNNPDGGYLHKQSLVQFMDAMADLDLVVVDESFLEFADAEAEPSVVQEAMIRPNVVVLRSLGKNFGLHGIRFGYLVANPALAGKVRSMLPKWNLNSFAEHVVFMLKEHGSEYAQSLQQVRRDRLDMAGQLSALPGLTVYPSQGNFLFVRLPVGAEGSVVRDRMLTEHRILVRECGNKIGSSSRFLRLVVRPQTDVRRLVSGMEQVLYGTRRGAAVPELGAGTSYSSGTAAVDRLVSETNGAGIPLAAQAFAGGGVGMPMPVPAAAQAGPQPVPTPMQAPVPMQAPAPMQAPAPMPAPAPAAMPMSAPAPVPAPMPTPAPMPAPAPMPAPAPMPAAAPMAPAAAMPGPTPPGVPARGGLTAAQVRGTTGPGLTPAPATGWPNAQSWPNAAGMGQAG, from the coding sequence ATGGCCGACAACGTCACCTCGCTGTTCCGCAGCACCGCGGCCCACAGTCCGTCGATGGCTGCGTTGGCGCGGGAGGGCGGCGACGGGGCCGGTCCGATCGACTTCTGTATCCCCTGCAATCCGTACTTCCCCACCCCGGCCATGTTCGAGGAGATGTCGGCCCGCCTCCGCGACATCATCACGTACTACCCGAGCAGTGCCGACACGATCACCGCCGAGCTGTGCGACCTGCTGCAGCTGCCGCCGCAGTGCGTGGCCATGGGCAACGGCTCGACCGAGCTGATCACCTGGATCGACCACCTGCTGGTCCGCGAGTCCCTCGCCATCCCCGTCCCCACCTTCGGCCGCTGGACCGACCAGCCGATGGAGACCGGCAAGCGGGTCGACATGTTCCCGCTGCAGGAGTCGAGCGGCTTCGCCCTGGACCTGGCCCAGTACGCCGAGTTCATACGCAAGCGGGGCACCCGGGTCGCGGTGGTCTGCAACCCGAACAACCCCGACGGCGGCTATCTGCACAAGCAGTCGCTCGTGCAGTTCATGGACGCGATGGCCGACCTGGACCTGGTCGTCGTCGACGAGTCGTTCCTGGAGTTCGCCGACGCGGAGGCCGAGCCGTCGGTCGTGCAGGAGGCGATGATCCGCCCCAACGTGGTCGTGCTGCGCAGCCTCGGCAAGAACTTCGGCCTGCACGGCATCCGCTTCGGCTACCTCGTCGCCAATCCCGCCCTGGCCGGCAAGGTCCGCTCGATGCTGCCCAAGTGGAACCTCAACTCCTTCGCCGAGCACGTGGTGTTCATGCTGAAGGAGCACGGCTCGGAGTACGCGCAGAGCCTGCAGCAGGTGCGCCGGGACCGCCTCGACATGGCCGGTCAGCTCTCCGCGCTGCCCGGGCTGACCGTCTATCCCTCCCAGGGCAACTTCCTCTTCGTGCGCCTTCCCGTGGGCGCCGAAGGCAGTGTGGTCCGGGACCGGATGCTCACCGAGCACCGGATCCTGGTCCGCGAGTGCGGCAACAAGATCGGTTCTTCCAGCCGCTTCCTGCGGCTCGTGGTGCGCCCCCAGACGGACGTGCGTCGCCTGGTGTCCGGCATGGAACAGGTGCTCTACGGGACCAGGAGGGGAGCCGCCGTGCCCGAGCTGGGCGCCGGGACCAGCTACAGCTCGGGTACGGCGGCCGTGGACCGGCTGGTCAGCGAGACCAACGGGGCCGGTATCCCGCTCGCCGCGCAGGCCTTCGCCGGGGGCGGGGTCGGGATGCCGATGCCGGTGCCCGCGGCGGCTCAGGCGGGGCCGCAGCCGGTGCCGACTCCCATGCAGGCGCCGGTACCCATGCAGGCGCCGGCTCCCATGCAGGCGCCCGCGCCGATGCCCGCGCCGGCGCCCGCTGCGATGCCGATGTCCGCGCCCGCGCCGGTGCCCGCCCCGATGCCGACTCCTGCTCCGATGCCGGCGCCCGCTCCCATGCCGGCCCCTGCTCCCATGCCGGCGGCAGCACCGATGGCGCCGGCCGCCGCCATGCCCGGGCCCACGCCGCCGGGGGTGCCGGCTCGGGGTGGGCTCACCGCCGCGCAGGTGCGGGGGACCACCGGGCCGGGGCTGACTCCGGCTCCCGCCACGGGGTGGCCGAACGCGCAGAGCTGGCCGAACGCGGCGGGGATGGGGCAGGCCGGCTAG
- a CDS encoding arabinan endo-1,5-alpha-L-arabinosidase produces the protein MSRTPRTRTALLAVPAALLLALIPSAASAYPNPGTVTGSVVVHDPTMIRTSAGRYLLYATGGGLAYKTSTDRIAFSAGGDAFPTKPSWWSSYATEAWAPDISYHGGKYLMYYAVSTFGSNKSAIGMATSSTGLPGSWTDQGTVYTSTTSSDYNAIDPNLFVDDDGKWWLSFGSWWTGIKMIQINPSTGKQLSSNTTRYSIAARPTGTKAVEAPYVVKRNGYYYLFASYDVCCQGTSSTYKVKVGRAAAVTGPYYDKSGVAMTNNGGTPVLESHGSVIGPGGQSIMNDSDGDLIVYHYYDGNDNGTPKLGINLLNWSSGWPVAY, from the coding sequence GTGAGCCGCACCCCCCGCACCAGAACCGCTCTCCTAGCCGTCCCCGCCGCCCTTCTGCTCGCGCTGATCCCGAGCGCGGCCTCGGCGTACCCGAACCCCGGCACGGTCACCGGCAGTGTCGTCGTCCACGACCCGACGATGATCCGCACCTCGGCCGGCCGTTACCTGCTCTACGCCACGGGCGGCGGACTGGCGTACAAGACCTCGACCGACCGGATCGCGTTCAGTGCCGGTGGCGACGCCTTCCCCACCAAGCCGAGCTGGTGGTCGTCCTACGCGACCGAGGCATGGGCGCCGGACATCTCGTACCACGGCGGCAAGTACCTGATGTACTACGCCGTCTCGACCTTCGGCTCCAACAAGTCCGCGATCGGGATGGCCACTTCGAGCACCGGACTGCCCGGTTCCTGGACCGACCAGGGGACCGTCTACACCTCCACCACCTCCAGCGACTACAACGCCATCGACCCGAACCTGTTCGTGGATGACGACGGCAAGTGGTGGCTGTCGTTCGGAAGTTGGTGGACGGGGATCAAGATGATCCAGATCAACCCGTCGACCGGGAAACAGCTCTCCTCCAACACCACCCGGTACTCCATCGCCGCCCGCCCGACGGGGACCAAGGCGGTCGAGGCGCCGTACGTCGTCAAGCGCAACGGCTACTACTACCTCTTCGCCTCCTACGACGTCTGCTGCCAGGGCACCAGCTCGACGTACAAGGTGAAGGTCGGCCGGGCCGCCGCCGTCACCGGCCCGTACTACGACAAGAGCGGCGTCGCCATGACGAACAACGGTGGTACGCCCGTGCTGGAGTCGCACGGCAGCGTCATCGGCCCCGGCGGGCAGTCCATCATGAACGACTCCGACGGCGACCTGATCGTCTACCACTACTACGACGGCAACGACAACGGCACGCCCAAGCTCGGCATCAACCTGCTGAACTGGAGCAGCGGTTGGCCCGTGGCGTACTAG
- a CDS encoding DUF4328 domain-containing protein gives MTEPVRPDSRAPLLLARLTQGAIPVAAAAEVFRAATVRAHRLHPASTSAHRSAFASMLLVYAATVAAVLFLVWFGRCRNNARLISPDAALGSDVWAVAAWLVPVANLWFPRGLLLGTSWSSPRPCSSPRPVSPSALIQRVTIRQGTALAALRPAARGVATV, from the coding sequence ATGACCGAACCCGTCAGACCGGACAGCCGGGCTCCCCTGCTCCTCGCCCGCCTCACTCAGGGAGCGATACCCGTGGCCGCCGCCGCGGAGGTGTTCCGGGCCGCGACCGTCCGGGCACATCGCCTGCATCCCGCGAGCACGTCGGCCCACCGGTCGGCGTTCGCGTCGATGCTGCTGGTGTACGCGGCGACGGTCGCGGCCGTGCTCTTCCTGGTGTGGTTCGGCCGCTGCCGGAACAACGCCCGGCTGATCTCGCCCGACGCCGCCCTGGGGTCGGACGTCTGGGCCGTCGCGGCATGGCTGGTCCCGGTGGCCAACCTGTGGTTCCCCCGCGGACTGCTGCTCGGGACTTCCTGGTCCTCTCCGAGGCCCTGTTCGTCGCCGCGGCCGGTCTCGCCGTCAGCCCTGATCCAGCGCGTCACCATCCGTCAGGGCACCGCCCTGGCCGCTCTCCGGCCGGCGGCGCGGGGAGTGGCAACCGTCTGA
- a CDS encoding ATP-binding protein produces MTARPAPQSPVTVRTFTQRLSPTPRGARLARRLAVGQLHAWGIPHGTPPSDAVAAIVAELAANAVTHGRVPGRDFELRLSLVTGSVRVEVTDTRDDLRPPAPGAVRTPDPLGEHGRGLVLVDALADRWEVLDREAPGKTVRAEVDVPGWRSLAGPATGA; encoded by the coding sequence ATGACCGCACGTCCAGCCCCCCAAAGCCCGGTTACCGTACGTACGTTCACCCAGCGCCTCAGTCCGACCCCGCGCGGTGCCCGGCTGGCCCGTCGCCTCGCCGTCGGCCAGTTGCACGCCTGGGGCATCCCGCACGGCACCCCGCCCTCCGACGCCGTGGCCGCGATCGTCGCCGAGCTCGCCGCCAACGCCGTCACCCACGGCCGGGTGCCGGGACGGGACTTCGAGCTGAGGCTCTCGCTCGTCACCGGCAGCGTCCGCGTCGAGGTCACCGACACGCGTGACGACCTGAGACCGCCCGCCCCCGGTGCCGTACGGACGCCCGATCCTCTCGGCGAGCACGGTCGCGGTCTCGTCCTGGTCGACGCCCTCGCCGACCGCTGGGAGGTTCTGGACCGCGAGGCGCCCGGAAAGACCGTGCGGGCCGAGGTCGACGTGCCCGGGTGGCGCTCCCTGGCCGGCCCGGCGACGGGCGCCTGA
- a CDS encoding DUF397 domain-containing protein encodes MSSGELHWFKSSYSSSGDGDCVEVALTPGTVHVRDSKNRQGNRLVLSPDCWTDFLVHARRQA; translated from the coding sequence ATGAGCAGCGGCGAACTGCACTGGTTCAAGTCGAGCTACAGCAGCAGCGGCGACGGCGACTGCGTCGAGGTCGCCCTCACCCCCGGCACCGTCCACGTCCGTGACTCCAAGAACCGGCAGGGCAACCGGCTCGTACTCTCGCCGGACTGCTGGACGGACTTCCTGGTGCACGCCCGCCGACAAGCCTGA